The stretch of DNA CATAAAATTTCCCTTTATCGACAACAACGCTTCCGCATTTCGGGCATTCACCGAGCGGCTGATTATCTTGCGCGGCCGGCTTAGACGGCGCATCAAATGACCAGCCGGCAGAGTGCTCTATAGCATCCTGCACAATTTTTTGGGCGAGCCGCTTCGACTGTTCAATAAATACATTGGCTGGCGCTTGTCCTTTGCCGATTTCTTTTAAACGCTGCTCCCATCTGCCTGTTAATTCCGGTGAAGCAAGCAGCGTATTTTCCACTGCATCAATCAAGACGAATGCCTTAGCCATCGGTACCACACGGTGCTCTTCTATCTTCATATAGTCAAGCTGCTTCAGGCGCTCGATAATATTAGAGCGTGTACTTTCCTCCCCAAGGCCGGAAACCGATTTTAATACATTGCCAAGCTCTTTGTCCTCCACTGTATAACCGACATTTTTCATGGCAGTAATCAGTTCCCCTTCTGTATACCGTTTCGGCGGGACAGTTTTTCCTTCCACGACTTTTACATCCTCTGCTATGCCTTTTTGTCCTTCTTTCACATTCGGCAGCAGCACATCCTCTTTTTCCTTTTCAAACAAAACCGGACGCCACCCGGGCTCAATCAGCCGCTTTCCGTTCGTCACAAAGATGTGCGGCCCGACCGCTGTTCGGATAGTCGAATGTGCAAACAGAGCCGGGTTATAATGGGCAGCAATCAATGAACGAGCGATCAGATCATAAATCTTTCGCTCATCACCGCTTAATGAATGAAGAGATGGAATTTTTTCTGTTGGAATAATGGCATAATGATCGCTTACTTTTTTTGAGTCTACATACCGTTTATCCGATAGGATGGAACGTGTCGTCCCTGCGGCCCATTGTTTGTACGGCTCAAGCTGGGATAACTTCCTTAAGATAGCCGGAAAAGCCGCAGCTTCTTCTGGATTCACATGATTGCTGTCAGTCCGGGGGTAGGTCACGTAAGACCGTTCATAAAGAGACTGCGTTACCTCCAATGTTTTTTTCGGCGAAAAATTAAACCGCTTATTCGCAAGTGCCTGCAGCGTGGATAAACTGTGAAAAGCAGGCGGCGGCACCGGTTTGTTTTCCGTTTTCACTTCCACTGCTTCCGCTTCTTTTCCCATGCACTCATCCCGGATTGCTTCTGCATTCTCCCGTTCATAAAAGCGCGTTTCTTTTTCTTTTATCCATTTTCCTTCATATAAAGCTCCATTCATGTTAAAAGACGCCACTACTTCATAAAACGGCTTGGATACAAAGGTAAGAATCTCTTTTTCCCGCTTGACGACAAGAGCAAGCGTAGGTGTCTGCACGCGCCCGACAGCGTATACATCCCGCCCTGCTCCTTTTGTTTTGGACTGAATTAAGAGCGTATAAGCACGGCTTGCATTCATGCCGATCAGCCAGTCTGCATAGCTGCGGGCCATCGCTTCGTGGTAAAGCGGCATCGTCTCTTCAATGGGCCTCAGATTAGCAAAAGCCTGCTCCACGGCTCTCGGTGTTAAGCTGCTTACCCAAAGGCGCCGCATCGGTTTATTAACACCAGACATGCGGACAACAAGCTGCACAATGAGCTCTCCCTCACGTGCCGGGTCCCCCGCGGAGATAATTTCGGTTACAGCCGGATTTCGAATAATTTCCTTGACTGCTTTGAAGCGGCTCGTTTTAGCTGGAATGATTTTATATTTAAATGTTTCTGGAATCATTGGCAGTGTTTCAAGGTGCCATCTCTTTAATTTAGGATCCATCTCATGCGGCGGTACAATTTCAAACAAGTGGCCGCTGCACCAGGCGAGCAGCGCACCATCTGGAAATGTTTCACACGGTGCAATCTCAATGTGTGTTCCTTTTTTCACATGGCGGAATGGAGCGGCAAGCGCCTCGGCCTGTGATGCTTTTTCAGCAATGATCGCCTGCATGGCTTTTCCTCCTATCTACAAAAACAAACGTTCGATACCCTCATTATAAAGGTGGGATTTCTTTTTCGCAAACGCAAAAAAACGAAGCCGGCTTTGGGCTTCGCTTTTTTTCAGCTCAGTTTTCTCTCTGCTTCGCCAATTGCCTGGCGTATGGCGCTCTCTGGATTCGGCACCATCTTGCCGTGGCCCGCCGCAAGAAGCGCTGGCTGAAGCGCCTGAATCCGTTTGGCACTTTCGATGGCGGTCTCCCTATCCCACGTTCCGAACGCTGGAAAAGGGAAAAGCGGTTTAAACGTACCGGCAACCGCCATTCCTCCGTGTGTTTGAAAAGCATCTCCAACAATCAGGTGCTTGTTCCGGGTGTCCCATAACGACATGGAACCCGGCGTATGGCCTGGCGTAAACACGGCTTCGAGCGAGCCGACTCGATCTCCTTCATTTAGTTCTACATCCGGTTTTGTGCTCATTCTCTTCGGAACGCCGCCTTTAATAGGTTTTTGTGCTTCGCCCGCATCAACCGTCAAATCTCCTTCCAAAATTCGGGCGTCGCGTGCAGATATATAAACGGGCACATCAGGCATAAATGCTTTTAATCGATCAACTGAGCCAATATGGTCTTCGTGAGCATGAGTAAGTACAATGTGTTCAATCGGCTTGCCCAATCGTTTCACCATATTCATAATGGCGGCTGCACTAAACGGAAGCGCTGCATCAATCAACGTAAGAAATCTTTCTTCCTCAACTATATAGCAGTTAACCGGAAACAGGGATGGCATAAAAGAAACCTGATATAAACTTCCTGTTTTTCGAATGCGGACCATGACAATCTCCTCCAATGAAAAATGGCTTCCGTTCAAAACGGAAGCCATTTTTTATTTGTAATACGCATCTACGCTAAATCCTTTTGCTTTGTAATAATCAAGGATCCCGTTGTAAATCGCAATAGACATTTTATTCATTTGAGCATCAGATGCCATCTTGGCAGCGTCTCCTGCATTTGTGATAAAACCAAGCTCAAGCAATGTGGCTGGCATGCTGTTTTCCCGAAGAACCGAGTAATTGCCCGGTTTCGTACCGCGGTCGCGAAGGTCCCATGCGGCAAGCATACGTGCATGAATCTTTTCGCCAAGAAGCTTGCTGTCCGCTACATGCTGGTTGCCGGCTGAATAATAATACGCTTCTGTACCTGTTGCTGCAGGTGTTGCGGCATTTGCATGGATACTGACAAAAATATCTCCGTCTTCATTTTTCGCAAACGCAGAACGGTCAAGCAGTTCAATAAAGACATCCGAAGACCGGGTCATTTTTACCGTAAACGGTGTTCCTTTTAAAAGGCTGCTTACTTGCAGGCCGGCTTTGAGCACAACGTCTTTTTCTTTTAAGCCATTGCCGACCGCGCCGGAATCTTTGCCCCCATGGCCCGGATCTAAAATAATCGTTTGCCCGGCCAAAGCAGAATCCGTATTTGGTGACGGAGCTGGAGCCGGTGCATCAGGCGCCGTACTTCCTGACGATGAGCGCAAATAAGAAGAACTGATAAATCCGGTTAGTGACCCTGCTTTTATATAAGTCCAGCCGCCTACAGAATGGGCACCCGATACTTTTGTGTTGGCTGAAATTTTGCCGATAGACGTGTAATCCGTTGATGGACCAGTCCGAATATTTAAGTTGTTTGTGGTTGACACAAGTGCTGACTCAAAAGAAGCTGACTGTTTCAAGCGAAAAGATGGATTCACAGCACGCGCAAGAAACACCGCAAAATCCGCGCGGGTAATCGTTTTATTCGTGCCAAATGTGCCGTCTTCCATTCCGCTGGCAATCCCAAGCTTTAAAAGAGCCTGTTCAGCATTTCCGGAATAACCGAATGCTCTTTGTAAAATGATGGCCATGTCACCGCGTGTAACGGCTTTAGAAGGGAAAAATCGATTGTCTGATGTACCGAGCATAATGCCTTTATCGACCATGGCTTCAATATAGCCGGACGCCGTGTTCCCTTTTCCCACGTCGGAAAAACGAGTAGCCCGCTGCTGTCCATTAAGCTGCAGGGTCCGGCCGACAAAAATGGCCACTTGCGCCCGCGTCAATGTTGCTCCTGGAGCGAATGATGACGGAGTAACACCGTAAATAATTTTTCCTTGCGTTAAGTAATTTACTTCCTTAACTGCACGCGATGGAACATCGTTAAATCCCGCTGCCTGAACAGGTGCTTGAATGCCCAGCAGAGAAAAAACCAGGCATAATGCCGTGATAAACATCGTCCATTTTTTCACTTTGTTGCCTCCATTCAAAAATATGCCGCTTTTAACCTATATATCTTTTCTATTTATTTCATTTTAACGTTTTTTTTGGGTCATTTGTATTTCATTTCTGTTACAGACCGTTAAAACGACGTAAAGAAGAAGCGGCATAAATAGCCTGGCGGGCATGTAAAACCGGGTCATTCGAACACTCTATCCCATCCGGAAGCACAGTTGGATCGAAAATGACCCGGTCATTTGGCTGGAGAATTTTTTCTCTTATTTCCAGACGACCAACAGAAATACGCGGCCGGTCTTCAGGCCAAAGTACGGTTGAATCGTCCGTGGCATCTCCCGGTTTCCCTAGAATAATAGAAAGTGTAAAGCTGACAGGCAGCTCATCTTCCAATTCTTTTTCTAAGTAATCCGCGGGATGGGTAACGGCTTCTTTTTTTGCTTCTGCGCTAAACGCTTTCTCTGGTATCCATTCATATTTTACAGGCTGCCTGTCGCCTGCTTCATTGACAAAGTAAAATGTATGAATAGGAAAATAGCGGCTCGTTGAATAGCTGACGAACGGCTTCATTTGTTTTAAAATCTGAAAAGCCGCTTTGCTTTCGGGATAGTCGATAAACAATTTCATTAAATCTCTTGGTCCCGGCCCTTCTGCGGCAAGCCTCATCATTTCCACGAACGCTTCTGGTGTTTTCGTTAAAAAAACCGGGACATTTACACTAACCAAATAGGTTTCTTCTCCATTGGGCAGGTGAAACTGAACAGACATGCCCTTTACTGGTGATAGACTGTCGATCATATTTGGATTTGGTGAGCTGTCTGAAAAACGGACGACTGCCGGCACCGGTCTTTGCTGCAAATGCACGGCTTTTGTATACGGTGCAGCCTCCCCATTTGGAACAAAAACAGCTTGATAAAAGCAGCCTTTTGCATGCGCCCTCCGAAAGCCTGGATGAGTGCCTGCAATTTTTTCAATGGACTGGATCGCCGTTTCGGCTAAGCCCGTGTACTTTTCGTTCATATCGCTGCCTCCTTTTCTATTCATCCATACCCAAAAAAGCCTTTGCTGATTCAAGCTTGATCAGCAAAGGCTTTTTTATCCATGTCCCTGTCCCTCTCAGGCGGAAACAGTCGGCGTCCAAGCGCCGGCATATAAAAAACAAGAAAAACAGAACGAGCCAGTGTAAAGCTTATAAAAGCGAGCCAAAGACCGTGATTCTCAAAAGCCGGGACACCTGCCCATTGAATTAGAAAATACATTCCCAGGGCTGCTGCAATAGAGTTGCGGACAGGAGCCGCCTGTGAAGCACCGGTAAAAACACCATACAGTACAAGGCCTACTGCGCCGCTTGCCGGAAACGGGAGCGGTTAGTTACTGATTTAAAAATAGAACACTCCTTTAAATTAGTCAGAAATCTGTTTTGTCTGCTCCCTGTTCCCTCCCTTCTCTCCTTACAAACATGCGGATATGCTGTATACTGTTAAGGGCTTACTACAAGAAGAAGGTGATGCGCATGATCCGAACGGCTGCAATTACGGCTGATCAAGCTGTGTTGCATAACATCCCGCTTGAAGACCTTCGCGGGGACAACATCCTTTGGTACTGGGTGGACCTTGACCAGCCGACAAACGAAGAAACGACGATTTTACAGGAGTTTTTCGCATTTCACCCGCTGGCGATTGAAGACTGCTTGCATTTTATTCAACGGCCAAAGCTGGATTACTATGAAGATCACAACTTTATGATTATTCAATCCATCAATCAAAAAACGCTTGATCCGGAAGAGATTGATATTTTTTGGTGTGCAAACTATATTGTAACTTTTCATCGGAAAAAATCTGTTGAAATTGACACAGTATGGGAACGTCTTCTAGATGCTAAAAAAATAAAAAACTTAAACCCAGTTCAGGTTTTATACCATCTTGTGGACAAAGTAGTCGACCACTTTTTCCCGAGCGTCTATCAGATTGAGGACAGCTTAATCCAGCTCGAAGCAGAGGATGCAGACCAGGCGAGCACAGATGATTTATTTGATATTCGAAAAGAGCTGCTGAAGCTACGCCGGATTATTTTTCCGATGCGGGAATTGTTATACCGTGTACTGAATTCAGACCGGATTCAAATGGGTAAAAAAAGCAAACTATATTTTAAAGATATTTATGATCATCTTTTAATGCTGACAGAAATCGTTGAATCAAACCGGGAACTCACAAAAGATATGCGTGACAGCTATCTTTCGGTGAACTCAAATCGTATGAACAGCATTATGATGACATTAACAGTCATCACAACGATTTTCATGCCGCTTACGTTTATTGCCGGCATTTACGGAATGAATTTTGATCATATGCCAGAATTACACTGGCACTACGGTTATTTTATAGTTCTTGGTGTCATGGCTGGTATTTCCCTGTCCATGTTTGTCTTTTTCTGGAGAAAGGGCTGGTTCCGGCAGGATCATTAATGAAAAAGCACTGGTGAAAAGCACCAGTGCTTTTTCCATTTTTTCCAGCTGTTTCTTTTTTAAAGAGCAGGGAAAACTGAAATTTATCTGACTAAAAACGGATTCTTTTCTTACGAAACTATTCCTCTTCTTTTTGTTTATATTCCCAAACAAGAGAAAAAAAATTTTTATTTCTCCACAAACAATTTTTCTATCAATCAATGTTAAAATGGGCATACGCTCTTAATTGTAAGCGGTATCAAACAAGTAATATCAAGGGTTTTTTTGATTCATTCTTCACCAGCTTCCCTGTTTCAGCAAAAAAGGAGGTTATGTTTCTTTCTTATTTTTCTTGCCAACCGAAACAGCACAGGGATACAATGAGAAAGTGCGTTAATTTCTTGAAGCATCTCAGAAATTTTTTCCATTTTGGAGCCTATTTTAAGGAAAGGGAGAACACAAATGGCACAACTAGACTCAAAGAAAATAGCGCCTCAGCCAAACAACAGCAATGAACTGCACCGTGGATTAGAAGAAAGGCATATTACACTTATGTCACTCGGCGCAGCCATCGGCGTCGGGCTTTTTTTAGGTTCCGCTACCGCGATTAAAATGGCCGGTCCAGGAATCTTGCTTGCTTATGCTGTGAGTGGCATGGTGATGTTTTTTATTATGCGTGCGCTTGGTGAAATGGCGATTGAAAAGCCTGTTGCCGGTTCATTTAGTAAATACGCGCGTGATTATCTTGGCCCGCTGGCCGGATTTATAACTGGATGGAACTATTGGTTTTTATGGGTTGTAACCTGTATGGCGGAAATTACCGCAGTCGGCGTTTATATGGGCTACTGGTATCCGGATGTTCCAGCCTGGATTTGGGCATTAGCCGCCTTGGTCATTATGACAACCGTTAACTTTTTAGCGGTAAAAGCATATGGGGAATTAGAGTTTTGGTTTGCCCTCATCAAAATTGTTGCAATTCTTTCGATGATTGTAATCGGTGTGTTGATGATCGCTTTCGGAATCGGAAACGGCGGTATTGCAACCGGAATCAGCAATCTTTGGGAGAACGGCGGCTTTTTCCCGAATGGTGCAAAAGGACTTCTGTTATCCTTGCAGATGGTTATGTTCGCTTATTTGGGCATTGAATTAATCGGTGTTACAGCCGGGGAAGTAAAAAACCCGGAAAAGTCATTATCCAGAGCGATTGACTCTGTGTTTTGGCGGATTTTAATTTTTTATGTGGGCGCTTTATTCGTCATTATGTCTATTTATCCGTGGACCGAAATTGGCACACAAGGAAGCCCATTTGTCCTGACATTTGAAAAAGTGGGTATTCCAGCAGCAGCCGGCATTATCAACTTTGTTGTCCTAACGGCCGCTCTTTCATCTTGCAACAGCGGTATTTTCAGTACAGGACGCATGCTGTTTAATCTGGCAGAACACGGGGAAGCACCTTCTTCTTATCAAACGCTGACTCGAAACGGTGTTCCGGGCAAAGCGATTATTGCTTCTGCTGGCGTGCTGCTCATTGGCGTTTTGTTGAACTATCTTGTACCTGCTAAAGTTTTTACATGGGTAACGAGCATTGCAACATTCGGAGCGATTTGGACATGGGCGGTTATTTTGCTTTCACAAATTCGCTACCGAAAAAGCTTGAACCCGCAACAGCAGCAAGGACTTAAATACAAGGTTCCGCTATTTCCTTTTACTTCATACATCTCTCTTGCGTTTCTAGCAGGCGTTATTGTTGTAATGGGCTTTAGTGCGGACACAAGAATTGCCCTGATTGTCGGTCCGCTTTGGCTGCTTTCATTAACGGTTGTATATTATGCCAAAGGTTTTCACCGCAAAAATGCATAAAAGCTCTTTTAACGGACCGGTCCTGCCCTGAGTAGGCCGGTTCTTTTTTACGATCAGCCATATTTTTTCTGATGTTCTTTTTTCAATTTTAAGTACTCCTGATCTTCGCGCACAGCTTTCCATTTCATCTGGAAAATCTCTGCTGACTGCGCTTTTTCTTCATCAATATTCCGCTCGTTTATCTTTCCTTCTTTATTATATTTGCGGCCGCCTTTGTAGTTTGTGTAACGACGTGCCCGCGTATAGCCCATCTGCAGAAACTTGCGTGCCATATCCATGCCGACAAAATCATTTTTTTCTTTGTATTCCAAAAACATGCTGTAAATCTTTTCTGATGATTCCCGGGCAATATCGGGTGTTTTAAAGCGCCAGTGCGGCAAAATTTCACTTTTGTAGGGCTCCACAAGCAGTACCCCCTGCTCGCCCCGGCCGACACGGTATTTTTCGGGTTCTTTTCGAAAGTCAATATGGTCAAAGTCAAGCGAATAATCAAATGCCATTATGCTTCTCTCCTTTTTCTTCTTTTTACCCGTCCTTTTAAGAGACAAACGAAGCAAAAAAAAGCGTTTAAAACGGTGTCATTTGTAAATAGTAGTAAAAAAGATGAAAAGGGGATCATCATGAAAAAAACCTACTATGCTGCTTTTTTCCTGGCAGGGATGCTGACAGCCGGATGCGGAACGGACGAAAGTGAACAGCCTGTACTGGATACCGAAACCGATACCATTGAGGAACAGGCGCGTGATTTGCCAAGTAAAATTCAAAATGTACAAAGTATGCTTGACCGCGTAAACACCCATATCGAATCCTCTGAAAGCGGTGAGGAGCTTCAAAAAGCCGGAGAAAGCCTGGAAGAACATTGGGATTTAGCTGAAGCTGAAGTGGAAGAGCAATATCCAGAAGAATACACAGCTATTGAAAAAAGCCTTTACCCGCTTATAGCCGAAGCACAAAAAGACACCCCTGATCTTCAAAAAATGAAACCATGGGTGAAAGATGCCAACGACAAATTAACAGCTCTTTTAGAAAAAGCATCCGCTCCTAAAAAAGAAGAAGATGGGTTAGACACAGAACAGAAATAGAAAGGAGTCCCGTGAAATGGCCAACGCTTTCAGTGAAACGAGCCAGCGTCCTTTTGCGCTCCCTTCTTC from Domibacillus sp. DTU_2020_1001157_1_SI_ALB_TIR_016 encodes:
- a CDS encoding DNA topoisomerase 3 — encoded protein: MQAIIAEKASQAEALAAPFRHVKKGTHIEIAPCETFPDGALLAWCSGHLFEIVPPHEMDPKLKRWHLETLPMIPETFKYKIIPAKTSRFKAVKEIIRNPAVTEIISAGDPAREGELIVQLVVRMSGVNKPMRRLWVSSLTPRAVEQAFANLRPIEETMPLYHEAMARSYADWLIGMNASRAYTLLIQSKTKGAGRDVYAVGRVQTPTLALVVKREKEILTFVSKPFYEVVASFNMNGALYEGKWIKEKETRFYERENAEAIRDECMGKEAEAVEVKTENKPVPPPAFHSLSTLQALANKRFNFSPKKTLEVTQSLYERSYVTYPRTDSNHVNPEEAAAFPAILRKLSQLEPYKQWAAGTTRSILSDKRYVDSKKVSDHYAIIPTEKIPSLHSLSGDERKIYDLIARSLIAAHYNPALFAHSTIRTAVGPHIFVTNGKRLIEPGWRPVLFEKEKEDVLLPNVKEGQKGIAEDVKVVEGKTVPPKRYTEGELITAMKNVGYTVEDKELGNVLKSVSGLGEESTRSNIIERLKQLDYMKIEEHRVVPMAKAFVLIDAVENTLLASPELTGRWEQRLKEIGKGQAPANVFIEQSKRLAQKIVQDAIEHSAGWSFDAPSKPAAQDNQPLGECPKCGSVVVDKGKFYGCSAYQSSKCGFILGKKMLGKSISAANVKKLLQKGKTNLIKGFKGKRPFDAYLVWKDKSEGTVQFEFKAPKNQ
- a CDS encoding DUF4385 domain-containing protein encodes the protein MAFDYSLDFDHIDFRKEPEKYRVGRGEQGVLLVEPYKSEILPHWRFKTPDIARESSEKIYSMFLEYKEKNDFVGMDMARKFLQMGYTRARRYTNYKGGRKYNKEGKINERNIDEEKAQSAEIFQMKWKAVREDQEYLKLKKEHQKKYG
- the corA gene encoding magnesium/cobalt transporter CorA produces the protein MIRTAAITADQAVLHNIPLEDLRGDNILWYWVDLDQPTNEETTILQEFFAFHPLAIEDCLHFIQRPKLDYYEDHNFMIIQSINQKTLDPEEIDIFWCANYIVTFHRKKSVEIDTVWERLLDAKKIKNLNPVQVLYHLVDKVVDHFFPSVYQIEDSLIQLEAEDADQASTDDLFDIRKELLKLRRIIFPMRELLYRVLNSDRIQMGKKSKLYFKDIYDHLLMLTEIVESNRELTKDMRDSYLSVNSNRMNSIMMTLTVITTIFMPLTFIAGIYGMNFDHMPELHWHYGYFIVLGVMAGISLSMFVFFWRKGWFRQDH
- a CDS encoding MBL fold metallo-hydrolase — translated: MVRIRKTGSLYQVSFMPSLFPVNCYIVEEERFLTLIDAALPFSAAAIMNMVKRLGKPIEHIVLTHAHEDHIGSVDRLKAFMPDVPVYISARDARILEGDLTVDAGEAQKPIKGGVPKRMSTKPDVELNEGDRVGSLEAVFTPGHTPGSMSLWDTRNKHLIVGDAFQTHGGMAVAGTFKPLFPFPAFGTWDRETAIESAKRIQALQPALLAAGHGKMVPNPESAIRQAIGEAERKLS
- the alaP gene encoding alanine permease AlaP, whose translation is MAQLDSKKIAPQPNNSNELHRGLEERHITLMSLGAAIGVGLFLGSATAIKMAGPGILLAYAVSGMVMFFIMRALGEMAIEKPVAGSFSKYARDYLGPLAGFITGWNYWFLWVVTCMAEITAVGVYMGYWYPDVPAWIWALAALVIMTTVNFLAVKAYGELEFWFALIKIVAILSMIVIGVLMIAFGIGNGGIATGISNLWENGGFFPNGAKGLLLSLQMVMFAYLGIELIGVTAGEVKNPEKSLSRAIDSVFWRILIFYVGALFVIMSIYPWTEIGTQGSPFVLTFEKVGIPAAAGIINFVVLTAALSSCNSGIFSTGRMLFNLAEHGEAPSSYQTLTRNGVPGKAIIASAGVLLIGVLLNYLVPAKVFTWVTSIATFGAIWTWAVILLSQIRYRKSLNPQQQQGLKYKVPLFPFTSYISLAFLAGVIVVMGFSADTRIALIVGPLWLLSLTVVYYAKGFHRKNA
- a CDS encoding catalase family peroxidase — protein: MNEKYTGLAETAIQSIEKIAGTHPGFRRAHAKGCFYQAVFVPNGEAAPYTKAVHLQQRPVPAVVRFSDSSPNPNMIDSLSPVKGMSVQFHLPNGEETYLVSVNVPVFLTKTPEAFVEMMRLAAEGPGPRDLMKLFIDYPESKAAFQILKQMKPFVSYSTSRYFPIHTFYFVNEAGDRQPVKYEWIPEKAFSAEAKKEAVTHPADYLEKELEDELPVSFTLSIILGKPGDATDDSTVLWPEDRPRISVGRLEIREKILQPNDRVIFDPTVLPDGIECSNDPVLHARQAIYAASSLRRFNGL
- a CDS encoding N-acetylmuramoyl-L-alanine amidase is translated as MKKWTMFITALCLVFSLLGIQAPVQAAGFNDVPSRAVKEVNYLTQGKIIYGVTPSSFAPGATLTRAQVAIFVGRTLQLNGQQRATRFSDVGKGNTASGYIEAMVDKGIMLGTSDNRFFPSKAVTRGDMAIILQRAFGYSGNAEQALLKLGIASGMEDGTFGTNKTITRADFAVFLARAVNPSFRLKQSASFESALVSTTNNLNIRTGPSTDYTSIGKISANTKVSGAHSVGGWTYIKAGSLTGFISSSYLRSSSGSTAPDAPAPAPSPNTDSALAGQTIILDPGHGGKDSGAVGNGLKEKDVVLKAGLQVSSLLKGTPFTVKMTRSSDVFIELLDRSAFAKNEDGDIFVSIHANAATPAATGTEAYYYSAGNQHVADSKLLGEKIHARMLAAWDLRDRGTKPGNYSVLRENSMPATLLELGFITNAGDAAKMASDAQMNKMSIAIYNGILDYYKAKGFSVDAYYK